The Nicotiana tabacum cultivar K326 chromosome 14, ASM71507v2, whole genome shotgun sequence genome contains a region encoding:
- the LOC107786363 gene encoding uncharacterized protein LOC107786363: MGLSKTEVNLKRLLVTAPQQQNQEKLIHYVATLRELLEQLAEEKNPDGLPQVSKAKVNEYAENIEAVAAKLAVPVSDLQTPEEPAAETSSSGTPKAEESVSSVSEGLRRRVGVHSNNEERCRDTIDSDQSAAVKLDDAARAHIEKHRKLQEDLTDEMVILARQLKESSLMMNQSIKTTEKILDSAEKAVEHSLASTGHATSRAMDVYSRSFKTTCFQWLLIFVMTLVFVMVVLLIRLT; encoded by the coding sequence ATGGGGTTGAGCAAAACTGAAGTGAACTTGAAGAGATTACTTGTAACTGCACCACAGCAGCAAAATCAAGAAAAGCTTATACATTATGTTGCCACTTTGCGTGAACTTCTGGAGCAGTTGGCTGAAGAGAAGAATCCAGATGGAttaccacaagtttcaaaagccaAGGTGAACGAATATGCAGAGAACATTGAAGCCGTTGCTGCCAAGTTAGCTGTGCCCGTGTCTGATTTGCAAACACCTGAGGAACCTGCGGCTGAGACTTCCAGCAGTGGAACTCCTAAAGCAGAAGAAAGTGTGAGTTCTGTTTCTGAAGGACTGAGAAGAAGAGTCGGGGTCCATTCAAACAATGAGGAGAGATGTCGAGACACCATTGATTCTGATCAATCAGCTGCAGTCAAACTGGATGATGCTGCACGGGCACATATTGAGAAGCACAGGAAACTTCAGGAGGACTTGACTGATGAAATGGTTATTTTGGCACGGCAGCTCAAAGAGAGTAGTCTCATGATGAatcaatctatcaaaactactgaGAAAATACTTGATTCAGCTGAGAAAGCAGTGGAGCATAGCCTAGCAAGTACAGGGCATGCAACTTCCAGGGCTATGGATGTGTATTCCCGGAGTTTCAAAACTACATGCTTCCAATGGCTTTTGATCTTTGTGATGACATTAGTCTTTGTCATGGTTGTATTACTTATTCGACTGACTTAG
- the LOC107786362 gene encoding peroxiredoxin-2F, mitochondrial, producing the protein MASAMLKRTTMIKSMVQSLRSYASVSVGTDLTVAAPNVSLQKARSWDEGVSSKFSTTPVKDIFKGKKVVIFGLPGAYTGVCSMQHVPSYKNNIDKFKAKGIDSVICVAVNDPYAMNGWAEKLQAKEAIEFYGDFDGSFHKSLDLTIDLSAALLGPRSHRWSAYVDDGNVKVLNVEEAPSDFKVSGGDVILGQI; encoded by the exons ATGGCCTCAGCAATGTTGAAGAGAACAACAATGATAAAGTCAATGGTTCAAAGCCTAAGATCCTATGCTTCTGTTTCTGTAGGTACTGATCTTACAGTAGCTGCACCAAATGTTTCATTACAAAAGGCTCGATCTTGGGATGAAGGTGTCTCCTCTAAATTTTCTACTACCCCTGTCAAAGATATTTTCAAG GGTAAAAAAGTTGTAATCTTTGGCCTTCCT GGTGCATACACTGGAGTTTGTTCAATGCAACATGTACCTAGCTACAAGAATAACATTGATAAGTTCAAGGCCAAAGGAATCGACTCTGTGATTTGTGTTGCTGTGAATGATCCGTATGCTATGAATGGTTGGGCAGAAAAGCTACAAGCCAAAGAAGCT ATTGAGTTTTATGGTGATTTTGATGGAAGCTTCCACAAAAGTTTGGACTTAACAATTGATCTCTCTGCTGCTTTGCTTGGACCTCGATCTCATAG GTGGTCAGCGTATGTGGATGATGGGAATGTGAAGGTTCTGAATGTTGAAGAAGCTCCTTCTGACTTCAAGGTTTCTGGCGGAGATGTTATCTTGGGACAGATCTAG